From the Theropithecus gelada isolate Dixy chromosome 16, Tgel_1.0, whole genome shotgun sequence genome, the window CGGAGGCTGCTGCAGCCCTCGCGCCGGGTCAAGCGCTCCCGCCGGAGACCCCTTCTTCCGCCCACGCCGGACAGCGGCCCGGAAGGCGAGAGCTCGGAGTGATGGCCTAGGACCTGCCACTGTGGCGTGCGGCTCTTCCCCGCACCTCTGCCACGTGGACCTCTGCCACGTGGACCGCGCGCGGGGCGCCCCCTGGTGGCGGCGGCACGGCCCTGACGGAGCACTGCGGGGTTTTTCCTCTTTGTTGATTGCTGAGTGGGCGGCCAAGGGGAGAAAAGGAGCCGCTTCTGCCTCCCTTGCCAAAACTCCGTttctaattaaattatttttagtagactctGGAGTTGAGCTTGTGCATCTGCCGCACAGAGACACTCCCACCCGGACCCTAGTCCTAGGCCATGAAGGTGATATTTTTTGAGGCAGGCGTTTACCAATCAGATTGGCCACCACCAGCCCGCCCCCGCTGGCCAACCTGTCCCTGGACATGGGGCTTTAGGAGTATCCTCGTGGGAGGGTGACATTATTGTCATACATGTTAGAATAGTTACATATTCCCAAAGTAACTCTTCCACTAGACAGATGTTCCCAGCACAGGGGCTTCCCTAAGGTGGGGGTCCTGGGGCACTTGCAGTCACCCTTCCTTTCACGTCTGCcacctccctccagcccccaTTCTCAGCATAAGAAACAGCTCATGGtcacttctttatttttgatacaaATGTACATGACACATCTTGACAGTCagcccacccaccaccacacaggTAGGGCCTGGCCCCCCAGGGAAGAAGCGGGATGGGGAGAGAGCTGGTGGGTCCCACCGTCTGCCTCTCCAGCCTTCCCAGGCTGCCAGCCAGGTTCCCAGACCTCCAGAGGGTGGGACCACAGCAGGTGCAGGTAGTGATGGTGGGTGCTGGCCTTGTAGAGGTTACAGGGAGGGGACTCAGCTCCACAGCCACCAGCTGAATCGGACACCCCGGGGAGCCAGCCCCAGGCTCAGGTGCTCTGTCCTCCACCCTAGCCAGCACATATTCCCCCTCCACACAGGAGCGGGAGGAGATGGAGGGAAGTGGTTTTTGATTTAAGTTCATAGAGAAGGGGCGAGAGTGGGGAGGGATCAGGGAGGCAGCGGGCAGGACCAAAACTGGTTACACGGGCAGTCCCTGGCTCCAGGTGGGGAAGGGAAGCTGAACCCCACTCTGGTCCCACTGCTCTGGTCCCCTCACCCCTCAAAACTCCAGATGGACCAGGCCTCCGGAACGGCACTGCCGCCCGCACACTCAACACGCAGGCACGCGGGGACACTCAGTTACCACGAAGTTAAAATTAAGGGgtggggaagaagaaagggaaaaagaaaaaacaagacttTCCAGTGTTTGCTGCTGGGGACCCCCAGCACACAGGTTGGGGCCTGTGCCCTAGGCAGGGACCGTTTGGCATTAAAGGGAGAGCAGCAAGGGGCTGGTAGCTACAGGGCAGGGACATCCACGGAGACTATGTACAAAGGAGGGGATGCCCCTGCTCAGCCCCCAATAGGGCTGAACTGGCTCATGGGGGTGGGGCGCATGTACGGAGAGCTGCCCCACATGGAGTGTCCCCACCCGCCCCTTTGCTGAGGGTGCCCTCGAAGGCGAGGGGCTGGGAGTGATGCCTTGCAGGCCCCTGCTCACTAGGAGTGGGGAGATGCTATATACAGAGGGGAGGTGCATGGAATGTGGGGGACAGAAGCTCCTGCCACCCCACCTCCCCATCCTTAGGGGCTTGACGGGTGGGCACCAGGGCGCCTGGCTACCAGGGACAGTGGCAGCACTAAGGGCACTTGTGCCAGTGGCTCTGTTGGGGTGGGGATTAATGTCTGGAGTGGCCCAGCTCCTGTGGCCAGTGAGGTCCTAGGGTGCAGGTGAGGGTGTGGGGAGAGAGGTCACTGCTTCTTCTCTCGGGTGGTGATGGTGACCAGCTGCTTGGCAGCCTTGGCGATGTCGTAGGCGCACTGGATCACCTGCTGAGTCAGCAGCTGGAAGTCCACTGGGGCGCCAGGCTCTGGCGGCACTGTCTTCCGGCACTCACTCTGCAGCCGGTAGGCGCTGGCGTTCAGCAGCCGCAGTGAGCTCCGCACTGGCTCCAGGGCTGGCCTCTGGAGGAGGCAGAAGTGAGGCTGGACCTTGGACTTTAAGCCGCCAGCTGCCACCAGGGCCCAGtttctctgtgtctccacccGGGTAGCAATCAGATGGGATTCTCCACGCCTGCCCCAGCCCGAGGCCCTCCCACTCCTGGTCCTCTCTTTGGCCCCTGTACCTTTGGGAAGAGGGAGGCCATCTCGGTCACAGCCAAATGGATCTTCTCTGAGCAGGGCACGAAGCTGCGGGGAGAAGGGAGGGTATAAATCAGGGGGCTCTCAAGGGAGGTTCCCAGGGGACAGCAGAACCTAGGGCCCCTCATGCCCTCTGCAACACCCTAGAAACCAACAGGAACTGCATTCCCCCCGCCCCCTCCACTCAGTACCTGTCatgcttgaactcctgggctgcccGCAACAGTTCCTGAATGTTCTTGGTGACCTGCTCTGTCTTCAAGATGACATCCTCTGTGCTGGGAAGCCCAGGATCGAGGTCTCCATCCAGGCTTTCCAACTCTGGGTGGAAGTCTTCCTCTTTGCCCAGCTCTAGAAACCTCTTCCCTTCCAGCCTGAGGCCCAGGTCCGGAAAAGACAGAAGATAAATATAGAGAAAGACACGTTCCAGCCTCGGAACCGCCTGCCTCGGTCCTCACAGACACACTGGGGACCCTCTCAACCTCCCCGCCTCAGTACATGAGCAGGCTGGGCTGAAGACCCAGGGAGCCTCACCCCAGCAGTGGGTCCCCACTTTGTGTGTTCTCATAATCACTGTCGGCTCCGCTGCCGTGGCGGGAAAGCTTGCTCTGGAGGGCGGAGGGAAGGGGCTGTGAGCGCTGTGCTCCTGGACCCACACAACCCCCAGCCCACATGGCCCCCAGCCAGCCTGTGGGCACTGGGTATGGAAACATTACCGTGTGGCGGCTTCCTTCCTGGGAGCAGGACAGCAGCGGGGAGGAGGGAGTGAAGGGCACAGCTGAGGCAGACACCCCCTTCCGGATCTGAAACCCAGGGCAGTGCTGGATGGAGTCAGTGTGCCCCACTGCCCCCTGCTCACCAGCAGTGCGGCAGGGACCAGGTCAGCCTAATCATCTTAGGCCCCGCCTTCAGCACAGAGCCCAGAACCCCCTGGGGCTCAGAACCTACTGGCTAAGATGGACACGCCTTCCCCAGGCTTACCCGGTAAAGGCCAGCAGGGACGTGCACTGAATAGATGGCGTCGTCCTCTAGCTCCTGGGGATGTTAGCACAGTGAGCGTCATGGTGGACCCTGCAGCAGCCCCAACCATCTCCCCACACCTTGAGACCCACAGGTAACTCACAGTGCTATGGAAAGGCTGCAGCCGTGTAGTAAGCTCGTCCCCAGGGGGGCCCCCGAAGGGCTTCAGGGCGGAGCCGGGTTCATACATGGAGAAGGCCTGGCGGTCCCTGCGGTGTGTGCTCCCGCCTGGTGCCATGGGTGTGTGTTCTGCCCGTTCACTGGGGAGTGGAGGTGTGGGCACTGGCCCTGGAGGCTGCCGGAGCTGCAGGTTCTCCGCCTGCAGCTTGTGGATCTGTGAGTGCAAAGTGCTGTCAACCCCCCTGGAGTCCTGGGGCTCCCCCTCCCACAGAGGCTGCACCCTCACCTCTCGCTGCAGCCTCCGGAGCTCGTCGCTCAGGCTACTGTTGACCttcatgagctgctgcacctttGCCTCCGATGTAGCCAGGGCCTTCTTCAGCTCCAGGTACTCCTGCAGCGTCACAGCCCCATCAGACAAGTCCGAGGAGTCCATGCTCTGCAGAAAGAGACCTAAGCCAGTCAGCACCTGGGGGCAGGGAGGCCAACACCCACAGGGGACAGTTATTGAGGCTAGGAGCAGCCTGCCTATCCCTCAGGCCCCTGGGCTACAAGAGGAAAGAGCTGGGTCTCGGTGAAGGCCTGGGTCAGGGCACAcgggagtgggagggagggtgggacTCGGACCCGGGCGCGGTTGCTTCGAGTGGCGCCGGTGCTACGCAAGGGTTCCTGGTCTGTGTCCTCGTCAGAGGCCACGCTGTCATAGTCGTGCTGGTCGTCGAGGTCACTCTGGCTCCGCAGAGACAGCTCAAGGTTGTCTGAGGACACAGGGGCGTCACTCAGGCCTCACTCCACCACACAACCCGTCTCTCAGGCCACCACTGGCAGAGAGAGCCATATAGGAAAGACCCCTGGAGCCCCGCCCGCTGCCTGCACCACCCCCCACAACCCTCCCACCTGTGGGGCTGCTCAGGCTCTTGCCCTGCTGTCTCCGCTTGGCCTCACTGAGAATGTCGATGATCAAGGTGGCAAACTCTCGGGCATTAAAGCGGGCCAGCTTTTGTCGCCCCTGCAAGGCAGAAAGGGCCAGGCTGGCTTCAGGGGACCCCTTATAACTGACGCAGAGGGGTGCGGACCAAGCAGCAGGGCATGGCTCTGCCATCTAATTTAACCCCAGCTACAGCGTCCCAGCCTTGCTTCACCTGGCCAGTCAGCAGCTGAGGCCACGCGGGGCAGGGTATGATACAGTAGGGTGCCTGAGCAGAGGCCGGAACACCCGCCGGAGCTGCTCACCAAGTGCTCAAAAGAACGGCCTCCTGCCTCTTCCCAAATCCCAGTGCCAGCTGGGCCCTGAGGGAGGCCCTGGCAAATGCTGGAGAGCTGGCTCAGGCCCCAGCCCACTGCCGGATGAGGAGGGACCGCCCGGATGAAGGAGACCACCCCAGGCCCCCAACCCAGCCCCCTTACCTGATTCCTCGTGGCTGAGTATTCTGGGTTAACAGGCAGGAAGGGCACGGCACTGCGCTCTGTCACCAGAGTGCTGTGGTTTTGGGTAGCCAGCCACACTGGAGGGGAGGGACAGGAGCAGATCAGCCACGGTGGCCAGGCCCCcacggtgggggtggggaagcacTGAGCCCAGCCTTCCTAGCTGCCCCCACGCCCATTGAGCACTGGTGTTCAGAACAGGGGTGCTCTTCAGGCACGCAGAGCTAGGCTGGGTCAGGGCAAGGCTGGGCACGGCCGGCTGGggatagacaaatggaacaagGCGGGTCCCACCCATCCAGACCCAGAGTTTGGGCTGGAATCCGGCTGTGGCCAGGAAGGAGTGATGCAGGAGGGCGGAGCAGTACCAGGGAGACAGCCAAAGTGGGAGGCTGCCAGAGTGAGAGGAGCCCCAGTCTGAAGCTGGGGGAGGAGCAGGCTAGCCGCCTCCCCCTCAGCACTCTACGCAGCCTGGGATGCTGCCCAGGCAGGTTCACAGCCAGCAGGGGCTCATCTGCAGGCCTCTGAGCAGCCCCAACCCCAGGCACCCCTTCTTAGCCCAGTAAAGGACCAGAGACCCATGCCTGGGCCGCTCGGGTCCTCCGTGCCAGACACTCCTGTTCCCCGACTCACCTGCATCATTTTCTCTTCGATCCACCTCATCATACACGTCCATGGCGAGTTCCTCAAAAAGCCGATTGCTGAGCTGGAAGAAAAGAGGGGCCCagattttgtcagatgcattgGCTCCCAGTGCCAACGCCAGCTCCACAGCATGTTGTGAGCCTTGGGGAACCGGTGGCCTTCCTCGTGCTGCCCAGCCCCTACAGTCTCAGAACGGATAAGTGGGAAGGGATCATGTTCCAAACTCCAAGGTGGGAGAGAAGGGACCAGTCCGTCCCCTTGTGGGGAGATCAGACTGCTGAGGCGAGTGAGGGGACAGGTCAAAGACTTGGAAAAGTTCACTGAGTCAGAGGCAGGGGAAGCAAGGGCAGAGGGTGGGGAACCAGAGAGGGGCCAGCTCCAAGTGTCAGGGCACTGTTGGAGCAGACTTACTGCCTGCAGCTTCTTCTTAGCAGCTTTGGCCAATTCGGATAGGTCCAGGCTGAGGGCGGAGGGAGACGAGAattgggaggagaggagagaccTGAGAGGTGGCCAGGCCCATGCCAGCAACCTCCCCAACATGCAGGGATCCCAGGGAGATGGCACCCCAGATGCTGCACACCAAATGcctccccaccctaccccacctTCAGGCCTGCTGCCCCGGCAGGCACCATATACCTCTGAGACATGCACTTTTGCCGAGATCTAAGTCCAGAGAAAGGCAGCAGAGGGAAGAACAGGACAGAGGCAGCAGTTACCCAGGAGCAGGGCACGTCAGGCCCAGACCCATCTCCATGCACACCCGGCCCAGAAGGGACAAAGCTCAACTCGTCTCACCGCgtcccccacccctcctcctctGGCTTGCTCTTCCTCTCAGTGACCTGTTCATCCAGCACCAGTGTCAGCCACCTGAAGTCTCCTTCAGCCTCCAGTCCTAGTGAAGCTCCCCATGTTCCTCAATCACTTGCTGCCTGGGCTTTGCAACAGTTTCTTAATCTCCCTCCTTCTAGTCGTGTCCCTACAATCCTGTTCTACCCAGCAGCCAGGGTGATTTTTTGGATACACCTGGCTGCACTATCCCTTGCCTTAAAGCACTGCAGTAATAACAGGTGCATACGGCACACTCCAACCATACTTCATCAGAATACCCtagggccggatgcagtggctcacacctgtaatcctagcactttgggaggccaacctgggaagttcacttgaggccaggaggtggagaccagcctgggcaacacagatacaaaagcaatttaaaaattagctgagcatagtggcatgtgcctgtagtcccagctactcaagaggctatgGTAGGAGGATCGTTAAAGGCTGTGGTAAGctatgatcgagccactgcactccaacctgggcaacagagcaagaccccaactcttaaaaaaaaaacaaaagctaaacaTTTTGCGTACATTATCTAATCCTCTCCTCCCTGAAAAACAGATACTGTCATCTCCATTTCCAGGACAGGTAACcagggctcagagaggtcaaacAGCCTgcaagtcacacagccagtaagcaGCAGAACTGACTTCACACTTCTATGCCTGGAACTCTCTGCTCTTGGGATGGTCACTGCTCCTGCTGATGCTCTCGGGGCTGCTCATTCTCCTGCTTGTCTCTATTCCTGTCTTGCTCGTAGGGTTCCCTGCCTCCCATGCTGTGCTCCAGCCCCAGGGGCTGCCTCCATTCCCATGCAGCACTTCTACCTTCCATGCCTCTGCCTCTCTTGCTGCGCTCCCCCAAGGGGACTAGAATCACCTGCCTAGGCTGCCTCCCCagctagactgtgagctcctcaaGGGTAGGGATTGTGTCTCAGGTGCCTCTGTGCTCCCAGTGCCAAGAGCAGTAGCTGGCTCCGGGAAGGTGCTCagttaatgtgctgttgaatggAGCCCATATGTGGGTATATTtaccatacacacacatgcatgtaaacacgcacacacacactcacagccCAGGTAGAATCAGACCACTGAAGTAGGAGCCTTGGGGTCTCTAGGAGGTCTGGGTTTAGGATCTGAGTTGCCCAGGCTTGGCTATGTCCATCTGCCCACACAGGCCCTTGGGGAGGAGAGCACCTCCTCTCTCCAGATCCAGGCCAGAAGGCACAGCCTGGCATGAGGACGTGGCCATCAGAGGTGGCCACCAGGTGGCACTAGCATCCATCTTATGTGCTGGGTGAGTGGCAGGGGGTGTCCCACACTGCCTGGGCACTTGGGGCCTCTCAGACGGAGGCAGAAACACCTCATTCAACCAGCCTCAGGGCACCTGCCTAATTTCTGAGCATGCTCGAGGCCTAGCGTGCAGTCTCAAAGTTAGTCACATCCCTGAAGCCCACCCATCTTTTCAGTGAGGAGCAGAGGCTTCTCTAAAGACACAGTGGGGTCAGTGCCACTGAGACAGAACCCAGTGGCCCACCCTCCCAGCCgaaggtagcttttttttttttgagacggagttttgctcttgttgcccaggctggagtgcaatggcgtgatctcagctcaccgcaacctccgcctcctgggttcgagggattctcctgcctcagcctcccgagtagctgggattacaggcatgcgccaccacacctggctaattttatctttttagtagagacagggtttctccatgttggccaggtgggtctagaactcccgacctcaggtgatccgcccgcctcggcctcccaaagtgctgggattacaggcgtgagccaccacgcccggcccacaggTAGCTTCTTACGCCCAAGCCCTCCATGTACTTGACAGTCACAGGGCTCAGGCTATGCTGGCCACATACGGAGCTAACATTTTTTTACCTGCCTTGGGGCCCAGCATTAGGGACTGAGGACTAAGCTGTGCCTCTAGTCTcgggggggtggggagcagggtcCTAGGCCCCTGAAGCCTGGGCTGGGAGCTCTGGGGGTCAGCTGCCCACATGGCATCCAACAGCCTCTGGAAAGGGGCATCAGGTGGGCACTCACCTGTCAGCCATCTGTGGGATGATGTAATGCCCATTCTTGTGatctgaacaaaaataaaaatgccaagtCACTCACTAGAGCTGGGTGGCATCAGCAGCTAGGAGCCCACCTCACTGCTATGAGCAGGGCTGGCACCCAGAAGTGTCAGGGGAAAGGGGGGAGGGCAGGCCACCCCCAAGAGTGCTGGGAGCTCATGGGAGGATGCAGGATGCCCACCCCCACTCCCTAGCCCCAACGATGCTGTGGCCCAGAGCCTGCAGCAATTTCACAGGAGCCAGTTGCCTAGCAACACTGCTCCCCAGTTGCTCTGTCACCATGGCACCTGCTGCTGGGTGTGTCCAGGTCCCACCTGCCCAGCCCAGCGAGGCCCGCTCCAAGCTCTGCTCACCCGGCTTGCGTCCACAGAGGTAGAAGGCCAGCCGGTCAGTGAGCTCATATTGGCACTCAACCAGCCTTTCCGCCAGCTCATGGTGCCCCGCCTGCCTGTGGGGAGGGGGTATGGCTCAGTCCTGCAGCAGCAGCCCTCAcccacacccccacccacccacgcTGCACCCTTCAGCTGACCCTCACCTGGCATAGTCAATGGGTGTGCGGCCATTAACATCAGGGGAGCCAGGGTCAGCCCCATACACTACAAGCAGCTCGGCCTGCAGTATCTGCCCTGCCTTGGCAGCCACGTGCAGAGGTGTTGTGCCCTTCTCTGGGTGGAAGAAGTTGGCCTGGGCACCCAGGGATAGCAGGCGCAGACATGTCTCCAGGTTGCCTGTCCGTACGCTTGAGTGCAGTTGCTACGAGGAGCAAAGCATGCAATGAATACACATTGCGTGAGGCGCACCTCTCCACCTGCAAGCTGCACCCTGGCTGCCCCTGGGACGCCTAGCAGCTCCAAAGAGGCCTGCCCAAACCAGGCTATGTCAGGAGGACAGAGGCTCCCCACTAGGGGTTAATGCCAATCAATAAACGCTGCTGTCAGTCACCATCTACCACGTGTGCTGTGTGCCCTGCTTAAGATAATGTTCATGAAGTAGATGCTGttatttctttcccattttacagataatgaaactgaggctGTGAGAGGCTAAGCAACTACCCCCAGGTTTTCCCACCTTCTGAGTGGCAGTTGTGGGCTTCTAGCCTTCTGTGTGCACTTGGTTGCTGAGGAGCCTCAGCCGCACATGGCTTGACCTAGCAATCTGCTCTTTCCATCCTGCCTACTGTTACCACCTGACCTTGCGGCCTTTGGGGCCCAGGCCTCAGTGGGGACAAAGGAGAGGCCTTCAGAGAGTCAAGGGTGGGAAGAAGAGGGGGCCACCCATCTGTTGTAGGGCCCCTCAAACCTTGCTGAGGTCTTTGGCGGTGACCCCATCATCGTCCCGGCAGGGAAGCTTGTGCACAAACGCCAGCATCTGGTACTTGGCCCTGATGAACTCTGACTTGATGGGGCTGCATGGGGCACACAGGAGGAATGGGGGGCATGGTGGGAGAGGGTGGTCACTTTGCCACCTCCCAGGGCCCTGTCCCAGACTGTGCAGTCTCTGCCCACCACCCCTCCAGCCCCACTCACTGGACTTTGTCTTGGGGGTTGGCTTTACGCCGGCCGCTCTGCACTTGTGCGGGGTCCAGCAGGGAGTGCTCCCAGATGGAGTTGGCCCCGTTGCTGGCAAGCGTGTGCACCATCTGCGGGGAAGAGATGCCAAATGAGAGAGTGCCCACTGCGTGCTGGGCACTGGGGGAAACACCTCCTGAGCGCCTGCTGTGGCTGGCGTAGCTGGAAACAGTACCAAGGGGGCCTATGGTgtgcccacaccaccacacctccATCTAGTCCAGCTGCCCAAAGACACAGATCCCATGTAGCACTTCAGGTCGCATGGTGAGTGtgccaaggctcagagaggtgaagcgaCTTGCTCAATGCTACATGACCACGTTGATAAGCGGCAGAGTGGGGGGTGTGAGCTACTCTTCTGCATGAAGTGAGTAGATGGGAGGAAAGGGTCAGGATTAGGCTCTGCCCCACCTGCCCCTTGGAAGCTGCAGATTCCAGACgggggtgtgtgtgggtgaggGGTAAATGCCCTCATGTTCAGCACGCTCTGCCTGTGGGGAAGGAAGAACCACCTGACCGAGCCCTGTACCTGCAGCAGCGTGggaggccaggcgctgtggcgaAGGTGCTTGACAATGGAGATGTGGCGTCCCAGGCTCCGGTGCACGCTGCAGCACTCGTCGCACACCAGCACACCCCTGCTGATGGATGCCCAGCCAGGATCTGCCAGAGTGAGGGCAAGGGTCAGCCGGAGCCAGACGATAGGCCAGACCTTCTGAGCACTGACCGCTCTGGCCCGTGCCAAGCCTAGTACTCTccacacattcactcactcagtCCCCAACAGCCTAGGAGATGGGACCATCACTACAGTCAGGTTACCAGTGAGGGATCTCCGCAAGAGCTCACAGCTGAGGGCTGACAGAGCCATGCCGTTTCCTACATCCTTAGCCCTCTGGGACATgcagtccccagagtccattcaGCAAGCACAGGTTCCTGCCCTGCAGCCACTGCTACCAGTCTCTCAGCCTTTTCCCAGGAAACAAGGCGTCTGCCCTAGCCCATCCCGAAGGGAGGCAGGGATCCCCAAGGGGATGCAACCCAGATGCTGCTGCGTGCCAGATGCTGTTGAAACATGCCTGACAGATCACACCCATCCACAGGTCCTGCCTCTGGCCTCCTGCCAGCAGGTGAGGTCCTTTCATGCTGGAGCCTCCTGCCACCATCACTGTGGGTGTGAGCTGGAGCCCTCTTAAGGAAGACGGACAGAGCAAAGGAGCTGGGCTTGACTGGGCACCCACTGGGTACCAGCTGGGTACATTATGTATGATGCTGCTTGCAACTGTCAGGCAAGGTAGGACATGCTACCTCTGCGATGAAGAAACAGTGGCTCGGAGGTTAAAAggcttgttcaaggtcacaagGCTAATGAGTAGAATTGACAGGATGTGGCACTTTGATGCCTGAGACCATGCCATGTCCACACTTGCTGCTATCCTTCTGCCTCTATAGCCTGCTCTCCACTCTTTAGGGAAAAGTGAACTTTGGAAAGAAGAAGTGGGGCCAGGACTGGGTGGAAATTTCGGGGTCCTTCTCACAGGCGGAGGAGATGCCACCCATCCTAGGCCCCttgggagatggggaggagaCAGCTGCATACGACTCAGGCTGCAGAAAGGTCACGGGGGAGAAAGCAGGCATTGTGTGCCGCCTGAGAGTGGGGGCAGGGCGCCTCTCTCCCAGGACACTTTGCTCTGCCCAGCGGCCCCCGCCCTGTCTCAGGAAACCCtgtcctggggtgggggtgggggactggcTCTCTGCCTTGCCCTGTAGCGCTCAGGGTGTTCAGAAATGCCCCCACCAGGGGAGGGACAGCCTTAGGGGGATAAGAATCTCCCCCAACTAGAAGGCAATTCTCAGGCCCCTCCCCTCTAAGGACTTCACCAAAGTTCCC encodes:
- the GIT1 gene encoding ARF GTPase-activating protein GIT1 isoform X1 — its product is MSRKGPRAEVCADCSAPDPGWASISRGVLVCDECCSVHRSLGRHISIVKHLRHSAWPPTLLQMVHTLASNGANSIWEHSLLDPAQVQSGRRKANPQDKVHPIKSEFIRAKYQMLAFVHKLPCRDDDGVTAKDLSKQLHSSVRTGNLETCLRLLSLGAQANFFHPEKGTTPLHVAAKAGQILQAELLVVYGADPGSPDVNGRTPIDYARQAGHHELAERLVECQYELTDRLAFYLCGRKPDHKNGHYIIPQMADRSRQKCMSQSLDLSELAKAAKKKLQALSNRLFEELAMDVYDEVDRRENDAVWLATQNHSTLVTERSAVPFLPVNPEYSATRNQGRQKLARFNAREFATLIIDILSEAKRRQQGKSLSSPTDNLELSLRSQSDLDDQHDYDSVASDEDTDQEPLRSTGATRSNRARSMDSSDLSDGAVTLQEYLELKKALATSEAKVQQLMKVNSSLSDELRRLQREIHKLQAENLQLRQPPGPVPTPPLPSERAEHTPMAPGGSTHRRDRQAFSMYEPGSALKPFGGPPGDELTTRLQPFHSTELEDDAIYSVHVPAGLYRIRKGVSASAVPFTPSSPLLSCSQEGSRHTSKLSRHGSGADSDYENTQSGDPLLGLEGKRFLELGKEEDFHPELESLDGDLDPGLPSTEDVILKTEQVTKNIQELLRAAQEFKHDSFVPCSEKIHLAVTEMASLFPKRPALEPVRSSLRLLNASAYRLQSECRKTVPPEPGAPVDFQLLTQQVIQCAYDIAKAAKQLVTITTREKKQ
- the GIT1 gene encoding ARF GTPase-activating protein GIT1 isoform X2, producing the protein MSRKGPRAEVCADCSAPDPGWASISRGVLVCDECCSVHRSLGRHISIVKHLRHSAWPPTLLQMVHTLASNGANSIWEHSLLDPAQVQSGRRKANPQDKVHPIKSEFIRAKYQMLAFVHKLPCRDDDGVTAKDLSKQLHSSVRTGNLETCLRLLSLGAQANFFHPEKGTTPLHVAAKAGQILQAELLVVYGADPGSPDVNGRTPIDYARQAGHHELAERLVECQYELTDRLAFYLCGRKPDHKNGHYIIPQMADSLDLSELAKAAKKKLQALSNRLFEELAMDVYDEVDRRENDAVWLATQNHSTLVTERSAVPFLPVNPEYSATRNQGRQKLARFNAREFATLIIDILSEAKRRQQGKSLSSPTDNLELSLRSQSDLDDQHDYDSVASDEDTDQEPLRSTGATRSNRARSMDSSDLSDGAVTLQEYLELKKALATSEAKVQQLMKVNSSLSDELRRLQREIHKLQAENLQLRQPPGPVPTPPLPSERAEHTPMAPGGSTHRRDRQAFSMYEPGSALKPFGGPPGDELTTRLQPFHSTELEDDAIYSVHVPAGLYRIRKGVSASAVPFTPSSPLLSCSQEGSRHTSKLSRHGSGADSDYENTQSGDPLLGLEGKRFLELGKEEDFHPELESLDGDLDPGLPSTEDVILKTEQVTKNIQELLRAAQEFKHDSFVPCSEKIHLAVTEMASLFPKRPALEPVRSSLRLLNASAYRLQSECRKTVPPEPGAPVDFQLLTQQVIQCAYDIAKAAKQLVTITTREKKQ
- the GIT1 gene encoding ARF GTPase-activating protein GIT1 isoform X3, with the translated sequence MSRKGPRAEVCADCSAPDPGWASISRGVLVCDECCSVHRSLGRHISIVKHLRHSAWPPTLLQMVHTLASNGANSIWEHSLLDPAQVQSGRRKANPQDKVHPIKSEFIRAKYQMLAFVHKLPCRDDDGVTAKDLSKQLHSSVRTGNLETCLRLLSLGAQANFFHPEKGTTPLHVAAKAGQILQAELLVVYGADPGSPDVNGRTPIDYARQAGHHELAERLVECQYELTDRLAFYLCGRKPDHKNGHYIIPQMADRSRQKCMSQSLDLSELAKAAKKKLQALSNRLFEELAMDVYDEVDRRENDAVWLATQNHSTLVTERSAVPFLPVNPEYSATRNQGRQKLARFNAREFATLIIDILSEAKRRQQGKSLSSPTDNLELSLRSQSDLDDQHDYDSVASDEDTDQEPLRSTGATRSNRARSMDSSDLSDGAVTLQEYLELKKALATSEAKVQQLMKVNSSLSDELRRLQREIHKLQAENLQLRQPPGPVPTPPLPSERAEHTPMAPGGSTHRRDRQAFSMYEPGSALKPFGGPPGDELTTRLQPFHSTELEDDAIYSVHVPAGLYREGSRHTSKLSRHGSGADSDYENTQSGDPLLGLEGKRFLELGKEEDFHPELESLDGDLDPGLPSTEDVILKTEQVTKNIQELLRAAQEFKHDSFVPCSEKIHLAVTEMASLFPKRPALEPVRSSLRLLNASAYRLQSECRKTVPPEPGAPVDFQLLTQQVIQCAYDIAKAAKQLVTITTREKKQ